In Bombus terrestris chromosome 6, iyBomTerr1.2, whole genome shotgun sequence, a single window of DNA contains:
- the LOC100643040 gene encoding succinate dehydrogenase assembly factor 4, mitochondrial, whose product MNKVMFTNVITFSKLLKVNHEITKFATKFLHIQFQILFSKENEMSESPRMREFRKKLRERTPIEKLEELEEGKHPYQEKEPLKPFPNDTNPETGEVGGPRGPEPTRYGDWERKGRVTDF is encoded by the exons ATGAATAAGGTTATGTTTACAAATGTCATAACTTTTAGTAAATTACTAAAAGTAAAtcatgaaattacaaaatttgcaACTAAATTTCTACATATAC AATTTCAAATTCTCTTttcaaaagaaaatgaaatgtcTGAGAGTCCAAGAATGcgtgaatttagaaaaaaattaagagaaCGTACACCTATAg AAAAATTGGAGGAACTGGAAGAAGGCAAACATCCTTATCAAGAAAAAGAACCATTGAAACCATTTCCAAATGATACTAATCCAGAAACAGGTGAAGTAGGAGGTCCACGTGGACCAGAACCAACACGATATGGTGATTGGGAAAGAAAAGGTCGAGTAAcagatttctaa